One part of the Acidobacteriota bacterium genome encodes these proteins:
- a CDS encoding APC family permease: MTTPKPSTTSTVRKASLFYFVFVMFSYTTGGPFGLETMVTTSGPGMTLLYHLIIPIFWCIPVSLVSAELTCAMPVEGGFYRWTRAAFGDFWGFLAGWWNWSASFLLGGSYAVLFADYLTFYFPGIVGWKHWLVSFALIALITWLNIRGIQMVGKAATAFELFIFIPVIAMIVIGLTKWHHNPFVPFVPPNRPLSQVFGVGLALGLWLYSGYEQLSTVAEEVENPQRTYPRALALVVPLSIAAYFLPTLAALAALGNWQEWKDGYFSTAAQLIGGSWLGNLMTLGAMVSTVALLNSTVLTTTRMPFALAEDGYLPPFLTRKHARYGTPWVAILISAAIYASLAQHTLGQLISIYVWLRAATTVMTVLSAWGLRHKRPDLPRAFRIPAGNLGLVYVIALPTVMTVVALLFSDPVAWRWGPWALAVGPIVYVVVKWFAKRARTHLHG; the protein is encoded by the coding sequence TTGACCACGCCCAAACCATCGACGACTTCCACCGTCCGCAAAGCCAGTCTCTTCTACTTCGTCTTCGTAATGTTTTCGTATACGACCGGAGGCCCGTTCGGCCTGGAGACGATGGTGACCACCAGCGGACCGGGCATGACGCTGCTGTATCACCTGATCATCCCAATTTTCTGGTGCATCCCGGTTTCGCTGGTTTCCGCGGAACTGACCTGTGCGATGCCGGTTGAAGGCGGCTTCTATCGCTGGACCCGCGCGGCCTTTGGCGACTTCTGGGGATTCCTCGCGGGATGGTGGAACTGGTCGGCGTCATTTCTTCTGGGCGGTTCCTACGCAGTGTTGTTCGCGGACTACCTGACGTTCTACTTTCCGGGGATTGTTGGATGGAAGCACTGGCTGGTCTCGTTTGCGCTGATCGCGCTCATCACGTGGCTGAACATTCGCGGCATCCAGATGGTTGGCAAAGCCGCGACTGCGTTTGAGCTTTTCATTTTTATTCCGGTCATCGCGATGATTGTGATTGGCCTGACGAAATGGCATCACAATCCGTTCGTTCCGTTTGTTCCGCCAAACCGTCCGCTCTCGCAGGTATTTGGAGTGGGCCTGGCGCTGGGCCTGTGGCTCTATTCAGGATACGAACAGTTGTCTACGGTGGCGGAGGAAGTGGAGAATCCGCAACGCACCTATCCGCGAGCGCTCGCGCTGGTGGTGCCGCTTTCGATCGCTGCCTATTTCCTGCCGACCCTGGCGGCATTGGCTGCGCTCGGAAATTGGCAGGAATGGAAAGACGGGTACTTTTCGACGGCGGCACAGCTGATCGGCGGATCGTGGCTCGGCAACCTGATGACGCTGGGCGCGATGGTGAGTACGGTGGCGCTACTCAACAGTACGGTGCTGACCACCACTCGCATGCCGTTCGCACTGGCCGAAGATGGTTACTTACCGCCATTTCTTACGCGCAAACATGCGCGCTACGGAACTCCGTGGGTGGCGATTCTGATTTCGGCGGCGATCTACGCTTCGCTAGCGCAACATACGCTCGGACAGCTGATCAGCATTTATGTCTGGCTGCGGGCGGCGACGACCGTGATGACCGTGCTCTCGGCGTGGGGGCTGCGCCACAAGCGTCCTGACTTGCCGCGCGCCTTCCGGATTCCCGCCGGGAATCTCGGTTTGGTTTATGTGATCGCCCTGCCCACCGTGATGACGGTGGTCGCGCTTTTGTTCAGCGATCCGGTCGCATGGCGCTGGGGTCCGTGGGCACTGGCGGTTGGTCCGATCGTGTATGTGGTCGTGAAATGGTTCGCGAAGAGAGCGCGAACGCACCTCCACGGCTAG
- a CDS encoding prolyl oligopeptidase family serine peptidase yields the protein MSKSRALVWSVLLVLAAALPEWGRVQTGFLDRAVTVSGTSYRYQVFVPSDFSTKKSWPVVLFLHGSGERGDDGLIQTDVGIGHAIRVKNSRFPFVVVMPQCRNERLWGTPEMEAQALAALDASIKEFHGDRNHVYLTGLSMGGYGTWEIAIRHPGRFAALVPICSGLRPLKEMPELFVSVAGDPKIADPFAEVARRVANTPIWMFHGGDDDTVPVTEARQMAEALTAVKAKFKYTEYPGVGHNAWDNAYAEPDLIPWMLEQSLKH from the coding sequence ATGTCGAAATCAAGAGCGTTGGTGTGGTCCGTCCTGCTCGTTCTGGCTGCTGCTTTGCCGGAGTGGGGCCGTGTGCAGACGGGATTTCTGGATCGCGCCGTTACGGTTTCGGGGACAAGCTATCGCTACCAGGTTTTTGTCCCGTCGGATTTCTCGACGAAGAAATCATGGCCGGTCGTACTTTTCCTGCATGGCTCCGGCGAACGTGGCGATGATGGACTGATTCAGACGGACGTCGGCATCGGCCACGCAATTCGAGTGAAGAATTCGCGGTTTCCGTTCGTGGTCGTGATGCCGCAATGCCGGAACGAAAGACTCTGGGGTACTCCGGAAATGGAAGCGCAGGCCCTGGCAGCACTCGATGCTTCGATCAAGGAGTTCCACGGCGATCGCAATCACGTCTACCTCACCGGGCTCTCCATGGGTGGATACGGGACGTGGGAAATTGCGATTCGCCATCCAGGACGTTTCGCCGCGCTCGTGCCGATCTGTTCTGGACTGCGTCCTTTGAAAGAGATGCCGGAATTGTTCGTTAGCGTGGCCGGCGACCCGAAGATCGCAGACCCTTTCGCTGAAGTAGCGCGCCGGGTTGCGAACACTCCCATCTGGATGTTTCACGGCGGTGATGACGACACTGTGCCCGTGACCGAAGCGCGTCAAATGGCGGAGGCCCTCACTGCCGTCAAAGCGAAGTTCAAGTACACCGAATATCCCGGTGTCGGGCACAACGCCTGGGACAATGCGTACGCCGAGCCTGACCTGATTCCGTGGATGCTGGAGCAATCGCTGAAACATTAG
- a CDS encoding methylated-DNA--[protein]-cysteine S-methyltransferase: MERIFYARTDSPAGPLLLALSPSGLMKLEFDRGQRTEGIGVDQDWQESRSALQPWLTQLDEYFDGQRREFSLPLDLRGTEFQLKCWHALLDIPYGETCSYRDIAHAIGHPLAFRAVGMSNNRNPIAIVVPCHRVIAADGTLCGYGGGLDIKRKLLDLEEAGVRPRLPLAIGA, from the coding sequence ATGGAACGGATTTTCTACGCCCGCACCGATTCTCCTGCTGGTCCGCTGCTTCTCGCACTTTCGCCCAGCGGCTTGATGAAGCTGGAGTTTGATCGCGGCCAGCGCACCGAAGGCATCGGCGTCGATCAGGACTGGCAAGAATCCCGCAGCGCGCTGCAACCGTGGCTGACCCAGCTCGACGAATATTTCGATGGGCAGCGGCGCGAGTTCTCCCTTCCGCTGGATTTGCGCGGGACGGAATTTCAACTCAAGTGCTGGCACGCGCTACTCGACATTCCTTACGGCGAAACGTGTTCCTACCGGGATATCGCGCACGCGATCGGGCATCCACTGGCTTTTCGCGCGGTGGGAATGTCGAACAACCGCAATCCCATCGCGATCGTTGTTCCCTGCCATCGCGTGATTGCCGCGGACGGCACACTGTGCGGGTACGGTGGCGGACTCGATATCAAGCGCAAGTTGCTCGATCTGGAAGAAGCGGGCGTCCGGCCACGGCTCCCGCTGGCGATCGGCGCCTAG
- a CDS encoding OmpA family protein, with amino-acid sequence MKNHIVPALLLAGVMTLPAFAQSTTQPATQSAPADQAAPKADNATGKTPLQPDTHEGFWGKMNPFARKKYVQRQTAPIRDRINELDELTASNSKMIKDVDSRAQQGIQLASAKANEADQHAVEAGNKATAAQQTAQSAHTRLNTVEQVVTNIDQYQASTQTEIRFKSGQTLLSQNAKTALDEMATPLKSQRGYIIEVQGFSSGHGQTAIANSQKMAESVVRYLVLNHEIPVYRIYLVGMGNAPAQATASDAKPVKRVSGGRVEISLLKNNLEQLASSGTAPATTTDQQQPAK; translated from the coding sequence ATGAAGAATCACATTGTTCCCGCGTTGCTGCTGGCAGGAGTTATGACTCTCCCCGCATTCGCGCAGAGCACCACGCAGCCTGCGACCCAAAGCGCGCCCGCCGATCAGGCCGCTCCCAAGGCTGACAACGCCACCGGCAAGACTCCCTTGCAGCCGGACACACATGAAGGTTTCTGGGGCAAGATGAATCCGTTTGCCCGCAAGAAATATGTGCAGCGCCAGACCGCGCCGATCCGCGATCGCATCAACGAACTGGACGAACTGACGGCTTCCAACAGCAAGATGATCAAGGACGTCGACAGCCGCGCCCAGCAGGGCATCCAGCTGGCTTCCGCGAAGGCCAATGAAGCCGATCAGCACGCCGTCGAAGCGGGCAACAAAGCTACCGCCGCGCAGCAAACCGCGCAGTCTGCTCACACCCGCCTGAACACGGTCGAGCAGGTGGTTACGAATATCGATCAGTACCAGGCGTCGACCCAGACCGAAATCCGTTTCAAGTCCGGTCAGACCCTCCTCAGCCAGAATGCAAAGACGGCGCTCGACGAGATGGCGACCCCGCTGAAGAGCCAGCGCGGCTACATCATCGAAGTGCAGGGCTTCTCGTCCGGTCACGGACAGACGGCAATCGCGAACTCGCAGAAGATGGCCGAGTCGGTTGTCCGCTACCTGGTTCTCAATCATGAGATTCCGGTCTATCGGATTTACCTCGTAGGCATGGGCAACGCTCCGGCGCAGGCCACTGCCAGCGATGCGAAGCCGGTGAAGCGAGTCTCCGGTGGGCGTGTCGAGATCAGCCTCCTGAAGAACAACCTGGAGCAACTGGCTTCGTCGGGAACCGCCCCCGCAACCACCACCGACCAACAGCAGCCAGCAAAGTAA